A stretch of DNA from Thermodesulfobacteriota bacterium:
GGGCGCGGTAGCGGTGGCCCTGCCCTGCTCGTTGGGCGTGGGGCTGTTGCTGTTCCTGGCCGCCGGCCCGTTGGCCCGGGATCTCTTCAGGAAGCCGGAGCTGGAGGCGAGTCTGCGGGAAGTGGCGTGCCTGGTGCCGGTCTTGGCCCTCTTCTTCTTGCAGACCGAGAGCCTGCGGGGCCTGCGGCGGATCGGCGCCTACGGGTTTCTCCAGAACGCCTCCTTGTACCTGTTTTCATGTCTGGCGGCCTTTTTGCTCCTGGAGGGCCTGGACTGGGAGGGTGCACAGGTACCGATCCAGGCCCTGGGAGCAGCCATCGTCTTGGCGACGGTTATCGGCGGTTTGCTGCTCCACCGCCAGTTGGGGCTGGCCGGCCTGTACCGTGGAGGCATGGCCGCTATTCGTCCCATGCTGGCGGTATCGCTGCCCCTCATGACCTCCAAGATCATGTTCTTCGTCATGGGGTGGGTGGACATTCTCCTGCTGGGGGTGTTCCGGACGGGGGCCGAGGTGGGGATCTACAACATCGCCGTGCGCCTGTCTTCGGTAGTGGGCATCGTACTCCTGGTCATCAACGTCGTGGTGGCACCGCGGTACGCCCAGCTCCATACTCTGGGGGATAGGGACGGCTTCGTCGGGCTGGTATGGCGCACATCCCGGGTGGTCTTCATCTCGTCGTTGCCACTCCTCCTCCTGCTCCTCCTCCTGCCCGGGCCGGTGCTGGGCGTTTTCGGGGAGGAGTTCCGGCAGGGCAGCCAGATTCTGGCCCTGCTCGCCCTGGGGGAGTTCATCAACGCCAACTGCGGCTCCGTTGGCATCATCCTGCAGATGACCGGCCGGGAGCGGCTGTTCCGGAATATCGCTTGCGCAGCCACTGTTCTCAATCTGGGCCTCAACTCCGTTTTCATCCCCCGGTTTGGCATCTACGGGGCGGCGGTGACCAACGTGGCTACCGTCTCGTCGTGGAATCTCCTGGCGGTCTGGCTGGTCTGGCGGGAGTTCG
This window harbors:
- a CDS encoding flippase — translated: MTVVDRDGQQRGVHRGLARIRAALAEPFVRGSVITFACHGLGIVLGYLFALLISRRLGAEAMGLFTIAYTVLNIATVLGRLGLDIALLRFVAEFSAREQGEQVRRFLAGAVAVALPCSLGVGLLLFLAAGPLARDLFRKPELEASLREVACLVPVLALFFLQTESLRGLRRIGAYGFLQNASLYLFSCLAAFLLLEGLDWEGAQVPIQALGAAIVLATVIGGLLLHRQLGLAGLYRGGMAAIRPMLAVSLPLMTSKIMFFVMGWVDILLLGVFRTGAEVGIYNIAVRLSSVVGIVLLVINVVVAPRYAQLHTLGDRDGFVGLVWRTSRVVFISSLPLLLLLLLLPGPVLGVFGEEFRQGSQILALLALGEFINANCGSVGIILQMTGRERLFRNIACAATVLNLGLNSVFIPRFGIYGAAVTNVATVSSWNLLAVWLVWREFGVLTPYVPGLERLLRRHRAGQ